A region from the Rhinoderma darwinii isolate aRhiDar2 chromosome 2, aRhiDar2.hap1, whole genome shotgun sequence genome encodes:
- the LOC142743204 gene encoding potassium voltage-gated channel subfamily A member 3-like, with product MDEHLSLLHSPPPSSTRHRTNSNIVNPGYTDVEQEIMTVVACDNILEEAAALPGHHSSEAYEQDEHECCERVVINISGLRFETQLKTLAQFPDTLLGDPKKRMRYFDPLRNEYFFDRNRPSFDAILYYYQSGGRIRRPVNVPIDIFSEEIRFYELGEEAMEKFREDEGFIKEEERPLPANEFQKQVWLLFEYPESSGPARGIAIVSVLVILISIVIFCLETLPEFRDDKEYNGPVIPAVNGTGPYLTSSFTDPFFVVETLCIIWFSFELLVRFFACPSKATFSKNIMNIIDIVAIIPYFITLGTELAERQGNGQQAMSLAILRVIRLVRVFRIFKLSRHSKGLQILGQTLKASMRELGLLIFFLFIGVILFSSAVYFAEADDPSSGFSSIPDAFWWAVVTMTTVGYGDMHPVTIGGKIVGSLCAIAGVLTIALPVPVIVSNFNYFYHRETEGEEQAQYLHVGSCQHLSSNEDLKKTRSNSTLSKSEYMVIEEGVNPGPFKQPSFKNANCTTNNPNCVNIKKIFTDV from the coding sequence ATGGACGAGCACCTCAGCCTCCTGCACTCGCCTCCGCCGTCCTCCACCAGGCACCGCACCAACAGCAACATCGTGAACCCGGGCTACACGGACGTGGAGCAGGAGATCATGACGGTGGTGGCGTGTGACAACATCCTAGAAGAGGCGGCGGCGCTCCCGGGACACCACTCCTCAGAGGCTTACGAGCAGGACGAGCATGAGTGCTGTGAGAGAGTGGTCATCAATATCTCCGGGCTGCGCTTCGAGACGCAGCTGAAAACTTTAGCCCAGTTCCCGGACACGCTGCTGGGCGACCCCAAGAAGAGGATGCGCTACTTTGACCCGCTGAGGAACGAGTACTTCTTTGACAGGAATCGACCGAGTTTCGATGCCATCCTATACTACTACCAGTCCGGGGGCAGAATCCGGAGACCCGTCAACGTGCCGATTGACATCTTCTCTGAGGAGATCCGCTTCTACGAGCTGGGCGAGGAGGCGATGGAGAAGTTCAGAGAGGACGAGGGCTTCATAAAGGAAGAGGAGCGCCCGCTGCCCGCCAATGAGTTTCAGAAACAAGTGTGGCTTCTCTTTGAGTACCCGGAGAGCTCGGGTCCTGCACGGGGCATCGCCATAGTGTCCGTCCTGGTCATCCTCATCTCCATTGTCATCTTCTGCCTCGAGACTTTACCAGAGTTCAGAGACGATAAGGAATACAATGGGCCGGTGATACCAGCTGTCAATGGCACCGGCCCCTACCTCACCAGCTCTTTCACGGATCCCTTCTTTGTGGTGGAGACTTTATGTATTATCTGGTTCTCCTTTGAGCTCTTGGTCAGGTTCTTTGCCTGCCCAAGCAAAGCCACCTTCTCTAAGAACATCATGAACATCATTGACATCGTAGCCATCATCCCTTACTTCATCACCTTGGGCACTGAGCTGGCTGAGCGCCAGGGCAATGGACAGCAGGCAATGTCCTTGGCCATCTTGAGGGTGATACGCTTGGTCAGAGTCTTTCGTATCTTCAAGCTTTCTAGACATTCCAAGGGGCTTCAGATTTTGGGGCAAACCCTAAAGGCCAGTATGAGGGAGCTGGGACTGCTCATCTTCTTCCTCTTCATAGGAGTCATCTTGTTCTCCAGCGCTGTGTACTTTGCTGAGGCTGATGACCCATCCTCGGGTTTTAGCAGCATCCCTGATGCCTTCTGGTGGGCAGTGGTCACCATGACTACTGTAGGGTATGGAGATATGCACCCAGTCACTATAGGGGGTAAAATAGTGGGGTCTTTGTGTGCCATTGCTGGTGTTCTCACCATAGCCCTACCAGTGCCTGTCATAGTCTCCAACTTCAACTACTTCTATCACAGGGAGACTGAAGGAGAGGAACAAGCTCAGTACCTCCATGTGGGAAGCtgccagcacttgtcctctaatGAGGACCTTAAAAAGACCCGTAGTAATTCCACCCTCAGCAAATCTGAGTACATGGTCATAGAAGAAGGGGTTAACCCTGGACCTTTCAAACAGCCCAGCTTTAAAAATGCCAACTGTACCACCAATAATCCGAACTGTGTCAATATCAAGAAGATCTTTACGGATGTGTAA